A window of Strigops habroptila isolate Jane chromosome 5, bStrHab1.2.pri, whole genome shotgun sequence genomic DNA:
GATCATTTATTTGGAGGACGGAGTATTCGTGAAGTGTTATGTCTCAAAATGAAAGTTGGCAAAGTAAACATAAGTACATGAAGGGTTTTGATGTAATTTACGTGTATGAAAAGCAGTACGTTCTTCTGTTCTCAGGCAAGTTGTGAGAGAACTCTGGAAATGGGAGACAAATACAGATAGAATTGAACTACGTATTTAAGGAGGTTCTAGCTTTTATTACAGTACTCTAGTCATAGTACCATTTCTATTACAGTCTATGGAGTAGATGAGATAAGTAGCAAGTGTaccttgttttctgaaaaccaCATAACTAAATAGTAAAGCGTGTTTTTCTCATGCCCTTGCAGGAACACAAGTGTATTAAATTACCTAAGCAACCATGCTGGCTGCAAGGCTAGTATGCCTGAGGGCGTTATCATGCCAGACTATCCGCCCCAGCATTACTCAGGCTTCCCCAGCTTTGAGGAACTCCAATATAAAAGCATATAGGCTGTGGCAGCCTAACCAGGTAAGGCAGTTCTCTTTCTAATGGTTCTGACTGCTGATATTTTAAAGAGTTGAGTGTTTTGCCAAAATAATTGCTTTACATGGAGTACCTGTTTTGAATGATCATGAACCTCTTGTTTCTTTGAGGTACACGCTCTGATTTACAGAACATTACTCGATCAAAAACCAGGGCTTTAAGAGCAATTAAATTAATATCTTCTATTTCAGTTATTAGTTGCCCATTGAAAttggaaaaggagaatttaaatgAGGTAATTAGCAATGGACAAGTCTTGCTATATAAGGTAGAAGAAGCAGAAAGTCTTGTCTGACATGTTGTCCTGGCTCCCTGTTTCCAAGTAAGAGTCTTAAACATAATGTTAGATATAAATATCTTGAATATAATATTAAAGTAgaaactttcttttcaaagacttTAGCGTGTTTAAAGGTGTGGTCCAGGTTAGAGCAATTTCTGCATTACAGCAGGACTATCATTTGCCTAACTATCAATTTTAAAAACTGGACTGTCATCATCCGAAGACACTGTCTGTTTATTCTTCATTTAGGGAAGATGTTTCAGACATGCTTTCTGTTCACGTGACAACTATTAACATGCTAGATATTGTTAGAtgcaaaacacaacaaaactgaaatgctgtggTAAACTTCTTGAATTTTATTGTTCTAATGGCTTGTAGATATCAGGTTGTAGTGTTAAACTCGCAGCTTTGAGTGAGCCTTTCATTGCTCAGGTGCCTGTATAATAATCTAGAAACTCCTAGAAAAAAATGGTAAGGACACTTCAAAAGTTGTTCCTGAACTTAAATATGAGTTTATTCTTTGTTGCTCTTGCAGATTACTAAGACTTTGAGCAGCATGTTGTGTTTATTTGGAGCTTGTCAGCCTTAAAAATTTTAAGTTTATAAGCCTTCATTCAAGGTTTGTTCTCTAAATCAAGGGTAGAGTTGAAAGCATAGAATTTGTGATGGCTTTCCAAATTCAGTGTCTGTAAAGTGTAAGTATTGTGCAAGAAAAGTGTATGCATAAAGAGTTCTTACATAGAAAgcaacataattttttttacaaaacaaaaaagagtatgtttttatattaaagtaaataaataaataaaacccctaCCTCGTGGGactaaagtaaaagaaatgcaaactgaaaacttcagcttctgaaattcTCTGCATTGGCGCTGTACTACTAGAATGTGCGAATGTTACTCACAACAGTTCCTAAACTTTAATGGTCAGTTGTTTTCCTTGAGCACAGTTACTTCATGTCTTTGGGAGGTAAGCAGGAATAACTAAGAGACTAACAATTTTAAGTGTAGCAAGTAAATTGATAAGAAATGTCATCTATCTTACTTCATTTAGtctttttttatgttatttctgAATCTAACAGTGTTATGCCACCAGAGTAAGAACAGGTGTAAGGCGTGGAAAAATTGGCCAGGAAattaaagaagcagcatttgagCCATCTGCAGAAACTGCACTTAAAGGTAAGGTAGCTCTGCTTTAAATACGGAGAATCTTAGAAGCTTAACTTAAAATTTCCTTGAAGGAATTGAGTTTCTTTCAAACCATTAAAGAAACTGAGAATATTGTTTCATGTGTAAGTTTGCTTAGGGATCTCCCTCAAACAACTGGAGACAGTTTCTCTGCTTGTCTTTCCTTGTAGAGTTTAAAACTGCAAGTGTGTCACAGTATAGAGAAATTCCATGTCTCTTCTTTAAGCTGCTGTTGAGAACTATTCAGTCAAAATGGTTGTCTTTTAATGGAGATATAGTTGCAGATATTGAAAAATATGCTAACTTGCTTTGTTACATCTACCTTGTATAGTGTttaaaggaagcatttttgTACAGCATGTAGAGTTtgcaaaaaaaagtttctggTGTTATGCAGGGCATTGTCTTAACAGTGCTTGTTAGTACAGCTAATGTGGATTGTAATTTCAGTGGATTACATAGGGATTTTTTAGATAACACTATTTGGCAGAACGGACTTGTAAACATCCTATAATAGCACTGAattgataaataaaatatatgtagaTTGGCTAGTGTCTTGACTATAATGTGTTAGAAAAACGCGTAGACTTAAAGGGAGTTACGCAACTGAAAGTCTTTGGTCTCAgcagcttttctattttaacaaaattttaTGATTGATATTTCTATGAGTAGCAGTAATCTGATACCTGGCATATAGGCAGTATGTCTAAAAATCAGACAGTAGAAACTGGTGGTAGATCATGTGGAGTTGTTCATGAGCTTTGGAAATccttttttaaacttatttgGATCCAATTGCTGCCAGAGAGCCCTGGATGGAGCAAGTATTTAAGGGCAGATGAATGAGAGGAAAGGACACAACAtgtaatttttctcctgttctatAGTGAGTTGGATAGTGAAATGATACACTATATCAGCTGACAGGTGAACTCTTCTGTTGGAGAACCTGTTAACTAGTTTTATGTTGGAATTGCTGTCACTAATGAAGGTCAGTAAACTTGGCATGTTACTAGTTAGTGTCTTATTTCTTACTCTGTTCTATGAAGTTATATTGTGTTGGTAGGGTGAATCTAGAGTTTTTCACATGTAGCTCATTGACAACTGGTAATTTGAAATTAAGTGGAGCTTTAAGAAAGAAGTCTAACATGGATCAGCTATTGTTGATACAACAAAACTCATGTGAGGATGTTACTATTCAAGAAAAAGCATTGATAAGagcatggattttatttttctttatacagCTGATCGCCTGGGGAAATTAATTGTTGCTGGAGGGGCTGCTGTTGGCCTGGGGGCCCTCGGTTACTATGGAATGGGCATGTCCAGTGAGATTGGAGCTATTGAAAAAGCTGCGTAAGTAAGGTGGCTTTCTGTTTTAAGTAAAGAATATATTAAGCGAATCTCCCTCGTCTTTATATGTTCTCTTCTTTTGCTGATGTCACCCAGTGTACACACAgcttatggggttttttttaagctctgaACAGAAAGCCCTCacttttttctgtactttttaaagcatgtaactgaaagcaaaatttaaattACCCAGGTTTAAGTGGATATTGACTTAAGTGACTTGTTTTGCTAAATGTGAAATTTATTTGTGAAGAGTATGCAAATATGTCTTATGAGGTGTGCCACAGATAATTTATGAAGGGTAGTCTTCTGTAAAACCTGTTAAGACCAGTTTGCCTAGTGTTCCTGTGAGACTGTTCATTAAACTTCAATACAGCATGTTGGAAAGAGAGTCTCCTTGGAACACACTACTCATCTTGGCATAAGCTATGCTctaataaatatgttttacttAAAACTTTGATGTCTGAAAAACTTTTCATTGATACATCTAtctgtgtttggattttttttttctccaaaagccTTGAAGTAATGGGCCAAAAGAGTGAAATGGGAGAAAATGTGTGCATAATGTTTGTTTGGTGTTAGCAGGAAAAGCTTCCTGTCCATAGTATGACCAAACCTTACTGCAGAAACTCATTCATAATGTCTTAAGTCTGTTGCTATTGTTAGAGCTCTCAAAATGACATTCATGCCTGTGATGTCAGATAATCATGTGGACTGTGACTCAGCAATTTGTGAGCTGCTTAGCAGGCTACTTAATGCTCAGTACACGTTCTATAGGCATTTTCCTTAAACCAGTTTGTTACACATCATTCTCTATTTTTCTATAGGTAAAAAGTATTCGTTACTCTGTTTCCCCTGTATACTTTCTCCTTAGAATCGAACTGTAATTATCATCATTTGCAGTGTTTCTAGGGAGTTATATTACATTAGACCAGCAAGATTTAAAACTTCAGCCCCTGTTACAAGATGAACTCATGGCAGAAGTTTAGACCACACCAAACCTTACTTATATCAATAGCTATGAATATATTTAACAGCTTGATTGTGTTTTTAGTTAGTCTTTATTCTGATATTGGTAATCACACAGCTGTACGTGACTTAGAAGTtatatgcttatttttcagtatttggcCACAATATGTGAAAGACAGAATTCAAACTACTTACATGTACTTTGCGGGAAGCATTGGCTTGACGGCACTGTCTGCTGTAGCAGTAAGCAGATCTCCAGCACTCATGAGCCTTATGACAAAAGGCTCCTGGCTGGTAAGCTtatgttataaaaataaaaacatttactgGGAAATGACCCCAAATGTGATGGttgatatgaaaaatattaaatgtaaatTACTCGGTGAAAAGTAAGTCAAAACTTCACTTACACTGATCTCCTTATCCATTAAGATTATGTAACTATGCTAACGATATTCTGTGGTTTAGGATTTGGTGATTGTAACTACACGCTGATGTGCACCTTGTATACTACTTAATAGTTTGGCAGAGACAAattatataagaaaaaaaaatccatgctgTGCTATCCTTACCAGCTATATGCAAGTAAGAATCTGTTGTACATAGTCATCTGAGGCTAATGACGTTGTTTCTGTCACTTTCTAAAATGGAAACGGATGTCTGTGTGCATTCCTACTCCTCCCTGTGCTTTTCTGTATAGCTCTTTGAAAGCTGTCTCCTGTTTGCCAAGACTGAAATGATACTGGTAGGCAAATCATCGAGGCATACTGCTAACAAAATGTGTCTGCTTAGTACATACTCGATGTGTTAAGTGGAGTGGAATGATAATAGTTAAATGGCAACATTTACGTAATTTATggagattaatttaaaaatgcatcctTGGTGATAAACCAAAATTGTACATTTTTGACCAGTGTGCTAGCTGCTGGATAATTCTCCTTGCAATCATCAGTAAGAGGAGGAAATGAGGTTTAAACATCATTGGTGGCAAAAGCGTGTGAACTGAGTATTAGCTTTGTGTAGAGAAATGTACAAGAAAAAACTAAGGCTAACATTTCAAGTACTTTAATAAGGACTAGAGTAAGTGGCAGAACTATATGTTTTCCATTATACAACTTTACATTATACAACTAAGAGATTATTGCCATTTTACCACTAAACTTGGGTTCCTAGAACACTGGATAAAATGGGAATTTACTGCAAGCTAGGATCTGCAAGCATTTGACTGTAACCTTACAGGAGTAAAATTGACAAACACCCAAATTATGTATCAGGTTGCTCTTTTCAGATTTATGCTGCTGACTTTAGAGCAGGAGGTGAGAACAGAGACTGTATGTCCTAATGCTAACTTGAGCCCTGTAATGCTTTTTTTACAGGCAATAGGTGCAACTTTTGCAGCTATGATTGGTGCTGGGATGTTGGTCAGGTCCATATCCTATGAAAATAGTCCAGCAGCTAAACATTTGGCTTGGATGATGCATTCAGGTGTGTGATTTTCATTGTAGAGATGTCTGTGCTTCAGTGTGACCAGATTCTTAATTTAACAAAACTTTGACTTTAAGGTAAATTTTTATATACTGCTGTAGGAGAGTTAGATTTTTACCAGAGGCTTGAATGATTTCTTGCATGTCcgtaaaacagtattttttcataATCTTCTAAAAGTCATGCTCAAAATGGAGATACGTATATACCACATTGGATAGAATTAGTTGATCTTGTAGCTGCTTTGGGTTTGTGATTGCTTTCTGTCACCATAGCTTCTGTAAGCACTATACTTGCTGTTCTTCAGCTCTGAAGGATAAGAAAGTATTTGAAAACTTGACTagaaaaatgatattttttttagtattacaCTGCAGCTGTTTAAATACATGTTCCCATCAGGTATGTAAGCTGCAACCACAGATCATTTTCTTACTAATGATATACCTTCTTCAAATAACAGTggctattatttttaaaactgtttttccagaaataattcATGGTTCAGGAAAGACATGTGCGTGTTAGGCACTGGAATCGTATTTGCCTCTCCAGAGCTAATGTTTTGACCAAGAagaaattgtgtttattttggggaTTGCTAAGTTAAAAACCTAATGTGATGTTAATGGACTAGATAAGAGGTTTCATACAAGACTCTAGCAAAAAGTCTGACTTAATTACTTAATTATTGCCTAAGTAATTATTGTAACAGAAATCCgttctgcttttcattgttGAGTGCTCCTATGGCTATTATGTAGTTGATCAGTCTGCCAGGTATCGCTTACCAGCTCTGTTCTGAACATATCAGTATGTTGACTGTTGTTAGGCTTTCTTCCAAAGACCAGCTCCCTGAAGTGCTCTCCAGAGCTAGATAAAAGTAAGTCATGGAATTTAAGGTTGCTAATTTATTA
This region includes:
- the GHITM gene encoding growth hormone-inducible transmembrane protein — translated: MLAARLVCLRALSCQTIRPSITQASPALRNSNIKAYRLWQPNQCYATRVRTGVRRGKIGQEIKEAAFEPSAETALKADRLGKLIVAGGAAVGLGALGYYGMGMSSEIGAIEKAAIWPQYVKDRIQTTYMYFAGSIGLTALSAVAVSRSPALMSLMTKGSWLAIGATFAAMIGAGMLVRSISYENSPAAKHLAWMMHSGVMGAVVAPLAFLGGPLLIRAAWYTAGIVGGLSTVAMCAPSEKFLNMGGPLGIGLGFVLASSIGSMFLPPTSAFGAGLYSVAVYGGLVLFGMFLLYDTQHVIKRAETIPYYGVTKYDPINACMGIYTDTLNIFIRVATMLAGGGGSRRK